A stretch of the Apteryx mantelli isolate bAptMan1 chromosome 3, bAptMan1.hap1, whole genome shotgun sequence genome encodes the following:
- the EXOC8 gene encoding exocyst complex component 8 encodes MAMALSLGEGGGSRLRRQLESGGFAAAEYVKQLSQQSDGDRDLQEHRQRIQALSEETAQSLKRNVYQNYRQFIETAREISYLESEMYQLSHILTEQKGIMEAITQALLLQADRDDPALGARRAAAADPFLPLSAKEAAASEEGRQRTLTTLLEKVEGCRDLLPESPGKYLVYNGDLLEYDADHMAQIQRVHAFLMNDCLLVATALPNRRGAYRYDALYPLDGLAVVNVKDNPPMKDMFKLLMFPESRIFQAENAKIKKEWLEVLEETKRNRALSEKRRLEQEALPQPAPTPPESTNPFEEDEEEDEEPPAEEEMVDLSLEWIQELPEDLDVCIAQRDFEGAVDLLDKLNEYLGDKPVSQPVKELRAKVDERVRQLTDVLVFELSPDRSLRGGPRATRRAVSQLIRLGQSTKACELFLKNRAAAVRTAIRQLRIEGATLLYIHKLCHVFFTSLLETAKEFETDFAGNNGCYSAFVVWARSSMRMFVDAFSKQVFDSKESLSTAAECVKVAKEHCKQLSEIGLDLTFIIHALLVKDIKGALQSYKDIIIEATKHRNSEEMWRRMNLMTPEALGKLREEMRSCGVGNFDQYTGDDCWVNLSYTVVAFTKQTMAFLEEALKLYFPELHMVLLESLVEIILVAVQHVDYSLRCEQDPEKKAFIRQNASFLYETVLPVVEKRFEEGVGKPAKQLQDLRNASRLMRINPESTTSVV; translated from the exons ATGGCGATGGCGCTGTCGCTGGGCGAAGGCGGCGGGAGCCGGCTGCGGCGGCAGCTGGAGTCGGGGGGCTTCGCGGCGGCCGAGTACGTGAAGCAGCTGTCGCAGCAGTCGGACGGCGACCGGGACCTGCAGGAGCACCGGCAGCGCATCCAGGCGCTGAGCGAGGAGACGGCGCAGAGCCTGAAGCGCAACGTCTACCAGAACTACCGGCAGTTCATCGAGACGGCGCGTGAGATCAGCTACCTGGAGAGCGAGATGTACCAGCTCAGCCACATCCTCACCGAGCAGAAGGGCATCATGGAGGCCATCACCCAGGCCCTGCTCCTCCAGGCTGACCGCGACGACCCCGCCCTGGGCGcccgccgtgccgccgccgccgacccCTTCCTGCCCCTCTCGGCCAAGGAGGCGGCGGCCAGCGAGGAGGGTCGGCAGCGCACCCTCACCACCCTCCTGGAGAAGGTGGAGGGCTGCCGTGACCTGCTGCCCGAGAGCCCCGGCAAGTACCTGGTGTACAACGGCGACCTGCTGGAGTACGATGCCGACCACATGGCGCAGATCCAGCGGGTGCACGCCTTCCTCATGAACGACTGTCTGCTCGTGGCCACGGCCCTGCCCAACCGCCGCGGTGCCTACCGCTACGATGCCCTCTACCCCCTCGACGGGCTTGCTGTGGTCAACGTCAAGGACAACCCGCCTATGAAGGACATGTTCAAGCTGCTCATGTTCCCCGAGAGCCGCATCTTCCAGGCTGAGAACGCCAAAATCAAGAAGGAGTGGCTGGAGGTGCTGGAGGAGACCAAGCGCAACCGGGCCCTCAGCGAGAAGCGCCGGCTGGAGCAGGAGGccctgccccagcccgccccAACACCCCCTGAATCCACCAACCCCtttgaggaggatgaggaggaggatgaggagccCCCTGCTGAGGAGGAGATGGTCGACCTCTCTCTTGAGTGGATCCAGGAGCTACCCGAGGACCTGGACGTCTGCATTGCTCAGCGGGACTTTGAGGGGGCGGTGGATCTCCTGGATAAACTCAACGAGTACTTGGGGGACAAGCCTGTGAGCCAGCCTGTGAAGGAGCTGCGGGCCAAGGTGGATGAGCGGGTCCGGCAGCTCACGGACGTGCTGGTGTTTGAGCTGTCTCCAGACCGCTCGCTGCGAGGAGGGCCACGGGCCACCCGCCGGGCTGTATCCCAGCTTATTCGCTTGGGCCAGTCCACCAAGGCATGCGAGCTCTTCCTGAAGAACCGGGCAGCTGCTGTGCGCACGGCCATCCGACAGCTGCGCATTGAAGGTGCCACACTACTCTACATCCACAAGCTCTGCCATGTCTTTTTCACCAGCCTCCTAGAGACGGCAAAAGAGTTTGAAACGGACTTCGCTGGCAACAACGGCTGCTACTCTGCCTTCGTTGTGTGGGCCCGTTCTTCCATGAGGATGTTTGTAGATGCCTTCAGTAAGCAGGTATTCGACAGTAAAGAGAGCTTGTCGACTGCAGCGGAGTGTGTGAAG GTAGCTAAAGAGCACTGCAAGCAGCTCAGTGAGATTGGACTGGATCTTACCTTCATCATTCATGCCCTTCTGGTAAAGGATATTAAAGGTGCTTTACAGAGCTATAAGGATATCATCATTGAGGCCACCAAGCATCGCAACTCTGAAGAGATGTGGAGAAGGATGAACCTAATGACTCCAGAGGCTCTGGGAAAACTGAGAGAGGAGATGAGAAGCTGCGGGGTAGGCAATTTTGACCAATACACTGGCGATGACTGCTGGGTCAACCTTAGCTATACTGTGGTAGCTTTCACTAAGCAGACTATGGCCTTCTTGGAGGAAGCATTAAAGCTTTACTTTCCAGAGCTGCATATGGTTCTTTTGGAGAGTCTTGTGGAAATCAtccttgtggctgtccaacatgTTGATTACAGTTTACGGTGTGAACAGGACCCTGAGAAGAAAGCATTCATTAGGCAGAATGCATCCTTCCTTTATGAAACTGTCCTTCCTGTTGTGGAAAAAAGATTTGAGGAAGGAGTTGGAAAGCCAGCCAAACAGCTACAGGATCTGAGAAATGCTTCAAGACTGATGCGTATAAATCCAGAAAGTACCACCTCTGTGGTGTGA
- the SPRTN gene encoding DNA-dependent metalloprotease SPRTN isoform X4: MEEDDDFVLALQLQELWEAEDTEAAAAAAACPEASLDSSLLRPLSVVDEAWELLDPSPDVHGLFVQFNEALFWGRLTAVEVSWSPRMTLCAGVCSYEGKGGMCSIRLSEPLLKLRPRKDLVETLLHEMIHALLFVTNNDKDHESHGPEFRKHMHRINRLTGANVTIYHNFHDEVDLYRQHWWRCNGPCQNRRPYFGYVKRSMNRAPSARDFWWVEHQETCGGTFTKVKEPENFSKKAKEKTQPAKLSNSKSNNKGKIHMGDAQNVIPFSGKGYLLGGEDSGLSEKSSNPIHPQCKISYIAPEDNSKKEQVMSF; the protein is encoded by the exons ATGGAGGAGGATGACGACTTCGTACTGGCGCTGCAGCTCCAGGAGCTGTGGGAGGCGGAGGACACGGAGgcggccgccgctgctgctgcgtgCCCTGAGGCTTCGCTGGACTCCTCGCTGCTTCGGCCGCTCTCGGTGGTGGACGAGGCCTGGGAGCTGCTGGACCCCAGCCCCGACGTGCACGGCCTCTTCGTGCAGTTCAACGAGGCGCTCTTCTGGGGGCGCCTGACGGCGGTGGAGGTGTCGTGGAGCCCGCGTATGACCCT CTGTGCAGGAGTGTGTAGTTATGAAGGAAAAGGTGGAATGTGTTCCATTCGTCTAAGTGAGCCACTCCTGAAGTTAAGACCAAGGAAGGATCTTGTTGAG ACACTGTTACATGAAATGATCCATGCCCTCCTGTTTGTTACTAATAATGACAAAGATCATGAATCTCATGGGCCAGAGTTCCGCAAACATATGCATCGCATTAATCGCTTGACTGGAGCCAATGTCACA attTATCATAATTTTCATGATGAGGTGGATTTGTATCGCCAGCATTGGTGGCGATGCAATGGCCCCTGTCAAAACAGGAGACCTTATTTTGGATATGTGAAACGTTCAATGAATAGAGCACCCTCTGCACGAGACTTTTGGTGGGTTGAGCATCAAGAGACATGTGGAGGTACATTCACGAAAGTGAAGGAACCAGAAAACTTTTCCAAGAAAGCCAAAGAGAAAACCCAGCCAGCAAAACTTTCAAATTCCAAATCAAATAACAAAG gcAAGATACACATGGGTGATGCGCAAAATGTGATTCCTTTCAGTGGAAAGGGGTATCTGCTTGGAGGAGAAGACAGTGGACTCTCAGAGAAAAGT
- the SPRTN gene encoding DNA-dependent metalloprotease SPRTN isoform X1, whose translation MEEDDDFVLALQLQELWEAEDTEAAAAAAACPEASLDSSLLRPLSVVDEAWELLDPSPDVHGLFVQFNEALFWGRLTAVEVSWSPRMTLCAGVCSYEGKGGMCSIRLSEPLLKLRPRKDLVETLLHEMIHALLFVTNNDKDHESHGPEFRKHMHRINRLTGANVTIYHNFHDEVDLYRQHWWRCNGPCQNRRPYFGYVKRSMNRAPSARDFWWVEHQETCGGTFTKVKEPENFSKKAKEKTQPAKLSNSKSNNKGKIHMGDAQNVIPFSGKGYLLGGEDSGLSEKSVSFSSSVKNGETSSSQHRSLGSTIPIPKNEIKFEKSPRNGIFFPLYTDDAREKTNFASKREFPKLSVANTKAYQNVNGSPVKIARVTEEKSNQGPTKGKRVLPCHNRAPKQTCYEHTATAQVVSNRKRSLECTSTLQQWPKKEDKTAFENYFIKKESTDGTLRINTTMKTEAKSAVSAASSSPAVRQDEKVSCPVCQTEVLESKINKHLDSCLV comes from the exons ATGGAGGAGGATGACGACTTCGTACTGGCGCTGCAGCTCCAGGAGCTGTGGGAGGCGGAGGACACGGAGgcggccgccgctgctgctgcgtgCCCTGAGGCTTCGCTGGACTCCTCGCTGCTTCGGCCGCTCTCGGTGGTGGACGAGGCCTGGGAGCTGCTGGACCCCAGCCCCGACGTGCACGGCCTCTTCGTGCAGTTCAACGAGGCGCTCTTCTGGGGGCGCCTGACGGCGGTGGAGGTGTCGTGGAGCCCGCGTATGACCCT CTGTGCAGGAGTGTGTAGTTATGAAGGAAAAGGTGGAATGTGTTCCATTCGTCTAAGTGAGCCACTCCTGAAGTTAAGACCAAGGAAGGATCTTGTTGAG ACACTGTTACATGAAATGATCCATGCCCTCCTGTTTGTTACTAATAATGACAAAGATCATGAATCTCATGGGCCAGAGTTCCGCAAACATATGCATCGCATTAATCGCTTGACTGGAGCCAATGTCACA attTATCATAATTTTCATGATGAGGTGGATTTGTATCGCCAGCATTGGTGGCGATGCAATGGCCCCTGTCAAAACAGGAGACCTTATTTTGGATATGTGAAACGTTCAATGAATAGAGCACCCTCTGCACGAGACTTTTGGTGGGTTGAGCATCAAGAGACATGTGGAGGTACATTCACGAAAGTGAAGGAACCAGAAAACTTTTCCAAGAAAGCCAAAGAGAAAACCCAGCCAGCAAAACTTTCAAATTCCAAATCAAATAACAAAG gcAAGATACACATGGGTGATGCGCAAAATGTGATTCCTTTCAGTGGAAAGGGGTATCTGCTTGGAGGAGAAGACAGTGGACTCTCAGAGAAAAGTGTAAGTTTCAGCAGCAGTGTTAAAAATGGTGAAACATCCAGTTCACAGCATCGTTCATTAGGAAGCACAATACCAATCCctaaaaatgagataaaatttGAAAAATCACCCCGTAATGGCATCTTCTTTCCACTTTATACTGATGATGCCAGAGAGAAAACTAACTTTGCTTCCAAGCGTGAGTTTCCTAAGCTTTCCGTTGCTAACACAAAAGCTTACCAGAATGTTAATGGATCGCCTGTTAAAATTGCTCgtgttacagaagaaaaatcaaaccaAGGCCCTACAAAAGGGAAGAGGGTTTTGCCGTGCCATAACAGGGCACCTAAACAAACTTGTTATGAGCACACTGCAACAGCTCAGGTTGTATCCAATAGAAAAAGAAGCTTGGAATGTACTAGTACACTGCAGCAATGgccaaaaaaggaagacaaaaccGCCTTTGAAAACTATTTTATAAAAAAAGAGAGCACTGATGGCACTTTAAGAATAAATACAACCATGAAAACAGAAGCTAAATCTGCAGTGTCCGCTGCAAGTTCCAGCCCTGCTGTAAGGCAGGATGAAAAAGTCAGTTGTCCTGTGTGCCAGACAGAGGTTTTGGagtctaaaataaataaacaccTAGACTCTTGTCTTGTATAG
- the SPRTN gene encoding DNA-dependent metalloprotease SPRTN isoform X2, whose product MEEDDDFVLALQLQELWEAEDTEAAAAAAACPEASLDSSLLRPLSVVDEAWELLDPSPDVHGLFVQFNEALFWGRLTAVEVSWSPRMTLCAGVCSYEGKGGMCSIRLSEPLLKLRPRKDLVEIYHNFHDEVDLYRQHWWRCNGPCQNRRPYFGYVKRSMNRAPSARDFWWVEHQETCGGTFTKVKEPENFSKKAKEKTQPAKLSNSKSNNKGKIHMGDAQNVIPFSGKGYLLGGEDSGLSEKSVSFSSSVKNGETSSSQHRSLGSTIPIPKNEIKFEKSPRNGIFFPLYTDDAREKTNFASKREFPKLSVANTKAYQNVNGSPVKIARVTEEKSNQGPTKGKRVLPCHNRAPKQTCYEHTATAQVVSNRKRSLECTSTLQQWPKKEDKTAFENYFIKKESTDGTLRINTTMKTEAKSAVSAASSSPAVRQDEKVSCPVCQTEVLESKINKHLDSCLV is encoded by the exons ATGGAGGAGGATGACGACTTCGTACTGGCGCTGCAGCTCCAGGAGCTGTGGGAGGCGGAGGACACGGAGgcggccgccgctgctgctgcgtgCCCTGAGGCTTCGCTGGACTCCTCGCTGCTTCGGCCGCTCTCGGTGGTGGACGAGGCCTGGGAGCTGCTGGACCCCAGCCCCGACGTGCACGGCCTCTTCGTGCAGTTCAACGAGGCGCTCTTCTGGGGGCGCCTGACGGCGGTGGAGGTGTCGTGGAGCCCGCGTATGACCCT CTGTGCAGGAGTGTGTAGTTATGAAGGAAAAGGTGGAATGTGTTCCATTCGTCTAAGTGAGCCACTCCTGAAGTTAAGACCAAGGAAGGATCTTGTTGAG attTATCATAATTTTCATGATGAGGTGGATTTGTATCGCCAGCATTGGTGGCGATGCAATGGCCCCTGTCAAAACAGGAGACCTTATTTTGGATATGTGAAACGTTCAATGAATAGAGCACCCTCTGCACGAGACTTTTGGTGGGTTGAGCATCAAGAGACATGTGGAGGTACATTCACGAAAGTGAAGGAACCAGAAAACTTTTCCAAGAAAGCCAAAGAGAAAACCCAGCCAGCAAAACTTTCAAATTCCAAATCAAATAACAAAG gcAAGATACACATGGGTGATGCGCAAAATGTGATTCCTTTCAGTGGAAAGGGGTATCTGCTTGGAGGAGAAGACAGTGGACTCTCAGAGAAAAGTGTAAGTTTCAGCAGCAGTGTTAAAAATGGTGAAACATCCAGTTCACAGCATCGTTCATTAGGAAGCACAATACCAATCCctaaaaatgagataaaatttGAAAAATCACCCCGTAATGGCATCTTCTTTCCACTTTATACTGATGATGCCAGAGAGAAAACTAACTTTGCTTCCAAGCGTGAGTTTCCTAAGCTTTCCGTTGCTAACACAAAAGCTTACCAGAATGTTAATGGATCGCCTGTTAAAATTGCTCgtgttacagaagaaaaatcaaaccaAGGCCCTACAAAAGGGAAGAGGGTTTTGCCGTGCCATAACAGGGCACCTAAACAAACTTGTTATGAGCACACTGCAACAGCTCAGGTTGTATCCAATAGAAAAAGAAGCTTGGAATGTACTAGTACACTGCAGCAATGgccaaaaaaggaagacaaaaccGCCTTTGAAAACTATTTTATAAAAAAAGAGAGCACTGATGGCACTTTAAGAATAAATACAACCATGAAAACAGAAGCTAAATCTGCAGTGTCCGCTGCAAGTTCCAGCCCTGCTGTAAGGCAGGATGAAAAAGTCAGTTGTCCTGTGTGCCAGACAGAGGTTTTGGagtctaaaataaataaacaccTAGACTCTTGTCTTGTATAG